Part of the Mytilus edulis chromosome 9, xbMytEdul2.2, whole genome shotgun sequence genome, GTACACCGTTCAGTAATACTAATGTGTATAAAATGTTAATATATTCATCTAAAACAAGAATGCAAGATGTTCATTCTAAAAATAGTTGCAATAAAGGAGGGAAATAACCTAATATTTAGTTCTCAGACTGTGTTATAGCAGTgtcagatttttgttttattcatattaagaTTATAGAAGAAATTGTCTGTACCAAATGCATTACGAAAATTCAAAATACAAAGCCGAGATCGATAAAGTGCTAGCAATTCAGAGGGAGACGAGAAGTAAACTTAACAGCAAGTTAGATTTGTCGAAATGTATTCTTGACAGTCCATTGAAACTGGAATCAGAAAAAGAAGTGACAGATCAAGAAACAAAACCACAGATTAGAGTTACCAGGATACTAACCACAAATTTGAGTAATATCGATACAGTGATTTCAAATTCTCCTAATTCCTTGTGGATAGCAGATTATTTAAATAGCGTTTTGGCTCACGTGCAGATAACAAACACAAGTATACAAATCCTATCAAAGTTCAAAATGGATGTATATGATATGGCAGTAGATGCACACAATAATATTCTTTTATCAGTTGGTGGATACGATCTGAAAATTTTCATCAAAGATAACttgcttataacatgtataaagaagcTGCTGAATAAAAGTACTTGGAAAATATGCAAGTTTGATTACTATTTACACATAGGATTACCAAGTCCGCGTACAAGTGGAATACATGTTACCAGTGATCGAAAGCTTATAATAGGTGCTATAAAAGACGGATCAGCGTTTATACGTAGAGGACAAACGATAGTTACAGTCAATGACATGAAGGATGAGGAACGGACTTGTTTGCAGACATATGAACTAGATAGTAACAACAAAAAGCTATTTACAGTTCCTCGAAAGATAACCAGTACCAGTAATGGTAACATCTGGGTGATTGATCAGTTAGATATATTAAACAGGGGTAGAGTGGTAGTTTTGGGACAGGCAGGAAACATTATACAAATATACACTGGCCATCATGATGTCAACAATCAGGACCGAGCATTTAGACCTACAGACTTACTAACAACACCCTTGGATAATATTGTAGTGACTGACTGTAACAATCATACACTCCATATACTGAGCTGTGATGGAGTATTCATAACATATGTTAGAACTGATGATATAGGGATTATGTGGCCATGTTCCCTTGCGTTGTCTACACCTGACCATTTCTATATAGGGTGTGTTACTCCAAAAGGAAGTCCTAACAAAGCTAAACTGTATGGAGTGGCGTACTCTGGATTTTAACTTGTTTAAGGATCTAGGATTTATTTTGAACATCAGAATTTAACGTACACACTTTGAAATATAACTATAGTACTTGACAGTTGTTTTATTAAGTcactaaaacaaataaatattgtatGCCAATTAGTTTTTGGATTTACTTTGTATTGAATTTATGAATCTAGTGCATATGCCATAGAATGGAACAATATGACTTGACCGTTTTGTATGCAAGTAGTTTTTCACATTattgtgaaataatttttttttgaaataatgataaataaaggcaacagtggtataccgcttTTCAAAGGTAATAAAtcgtttgagagaaaacaaatccggcttacaaactaaaacagagtgAAACACATTTGTTATATTAGGAAAACAACGAAACGACAGAAACAAACACCAAGATACATAGAAACGGGTTATTTGAtatcaactgccatatttctgacttggtacaagacattttaagattTGTTACAAGACTAGTGTTGTATTGTGTACACTTATCATTCTTGTAATTATAATCTTATGGAAGGGAATATCCGGCAAAATAATATAattcttaatttgtgaaatgcaatttcttaattcgtaacatgcaatttcttaatttgtaaaatgtaatttcttaataTGTAAACacaatttgttaatttgttaacgtattttctttattacatgaatttctacatttcttaatttgtgaaatgtAGTTACTTTGTTTGAGTCACGTTTTGTGAGATGTTTCTGTGTATTTGTTACCGCTACCAGCCAATGAGAAGCTCCGtttctaaagaaaaaatacaagttACAAATCAACATGTTACAAATCAAGAAGTTTGACAAGTCTAGAAATACAAATCTAGAATAAAATGGAACACGAGGTCGCTGTGGAGCCATGTCAACTCGTACCTTCGCAAACGTGTACCCAATATTTACCAACTCGTATTTCTACCAACTCACACCCATTTTTTTTACGATTTATATCCATTaaagttgttatatttttttctataatataacaaatacacATAAAATTAAATGCAACTGCATTAATTGGTAATAAGTTTTCAAATTAGAAATGTCTAAAGTTAACCATTTCAAGTGTCTTAAACAATCAGCTCTATATTCCAGACACGGTATAAGACGAATCGTGAGTAAATAGAGCGTACTAGCACTTCGTCAACAAATTTACACACGACCCTTATactccaaaaataaaaaaaagtctagtTATACTCCAAAAATCACAAGACAGTGACAGGGCGTTTACCAaacggaaacagcatacctatgtctcgctttttgactccgtcaagcgagacaaaaattgAACATGTTTGTGGGCTGACCAACAAAAATGCTGTCTCCTGATTTTATTGACATCTTGCTTGGACATCATATCTGAATATTTGATGAAACGATGTTAACTAAGCATAGATATTTTAAACATACTAGACGATTAtagctattttattttatttaattcttgTTCTGACTTTGTCGCTTCAAAAATATACGGGTTGTCAGATTCCCtttcgaaggtcggtggttttctccgggcccTCCAGCTTCCTCTTCCagtaaaaactggccgccacggaATAGACTAAAAGCGGcacttaaaagtggcgttaaaacactaacaatcaatcaatcgattttAAAGTAACGAAATACTTTCATATATAAACTAAATAGAAAAATCTCCTTGAACACATGTTCAACGCAAAGATCAGAGAAAAAAGCATCATAGGatattttaaacagttttttaGATACTATAACAGATACAACCcatgattgaaataaaaaaaacaatcatacaTTTTGCACTTATTTTACCCCAATCTTAGTTTTCACAAAGTCAATAAGTAAAACTCAGTTGATTGTGGTGTTCAAAGTGCAGTACTGATTCTTGGAATCTATATCATTTCATTAAAACAACCCAATTCTTATCTATTTTTGTATGTTCGAGCCTTTTGTCCACTATCAGGTGCCAATCAAGCAAAATTTTTAAAGGAGGTTCCAACACTTTCAAGTGGAGAGAACCACCGCGAAGTTCGGTAGGAAAACTAACAATTCTAGGAATTAAGATTGGAATCGGGTGCACCTGCCAGATGGATGATTCGAAGTCAAAACCTcggtgttgacaggctagtgctACAGCTAGTAGTTCAACTACTTAGACCAATCGGCCACCAATGCCTCCCCTTCAATGTTACTGCACCAGATTCGTTATTCGACAATAAATGTAGCTTTAATGATGCTTGAGGCCAAAGTATTTTAATGTAAATGTTgatgaaatgataaaaagaatacCAAAGGTACAACGAAGAGAAGAGAAGAAATCTTAGCTAAGTATCAGTGTGATACATTCTTTAATTTTAGAGGATTTccttatatattaaaacaaaagttcCATAACCAATGTCCGTTGTTTAATGGTTTCAGCGAATACACTTGCAGAATGATTGGCAATTAATAATCCATCGGCAGAAGTTTTGACTCAATaaggaatattttgtttttctgttttcagAATAGCAGATTTAGTGCTACAGTGAGTTTTGAAATgatttgcagatttaacattaATTGATCACATACCAGACAATAAGGAAGCGTTCTGTTATTTGATGACAAAGCCACGTTTGTGTCGGTCCAGCTGGATTGGGTACAGTGATTGTTTGGCAATCAGAGTCAAATATCCAAgtccaagaaaaaaatcaatagtttgaCCTGTCCATGGGCTTGGAAAAGTACATGGACATTCTGCCATGCCTGCAATGTAAAGAGGATTATGTAGGTAAATTGTGACTAAGAACATTGTTTATAAAAAGAATTAAGGTGTATTTAAAGTTTTTAACTATATGAAGTTTTGAAGAGTATAGACATATGATGTTTGATCGTACCGAGGGTAAAATAATAACGTTATGATGGATTTAAAGACGTCATGTGATGAACCATATGGATTCCTAAGGGGTCATTAAATTTCATAATGGGTTCATGACGTCACGTCTACTATtgatggtgacgtcatctattagtGTCATTGtatttcaatgtttatttttacacaaaattTCGCAGAAAAAGTCCCGTATGCCATAAATTCGTCATGCTGTTTACTACTGCCCTAAGACTGGATCTACTGTCTAGATAGTGGATCACACTATACAAAAAACAGGATCCGGGATCAGACCCTCCCCCCAAACATGCCAAATGAGAACCCCTAGATAAATCTTGAATATACTAACAAAGTAGTAAAAGCCGAAGGAATTGCATCATGGAGTTACAATAAAAGCAAGATCGGATGCGTCGCCATATCAAACATCTCTCAGACTAGCAATACTTGCATCATAGTATAGTCTCCAGTACAATAATACACAATTGGATCAGACCATCATGCATGTACTTTACGACCGCAAAAATAATCATGTAtcccggtttttttttaaacaaatacacATCGTGATGGTCCATCAATTTGTAATAATAACTATGAAATGTTTGAAATaggtgcgaaagataccagaggaacagtctaactcataattcgaaaataatCTTACCATGCCATggctaaagataaaaaaaaaagacaaacagacaaataatagtacactagaaacaaaatagaaaattaaagactgggCAACACGAACCTCGccaaaactggaggtgatctcagttgctccgaaagggtaagttTTTTGCCGTGTTAAACCCCATAAACTCATAAACAAAtaagtattttcaaattgaaattggTACTACCAACATAATTGCATGGATCATAAGGGGACGAACGAGGAATTGAAACTAAGCAAACACATCTTGAGAGATTTATCACAATTCTGTTATACGGAAAGGAGACCCAAACAAACACAACGTCCATCCATTGACTTTTTAATCATATTCAGATGTAACTAATGAACATATAATGTCTATTCAAAGTGCAgtaaaatcaaattcaaaatgtGAAATCTGGTGAAGAGTAAATCTTATTTTTCAGTACCAgctattttattaaatatagttgattcaagtcatacaaatgagaggtaaAGCTagctttaaaataaattttgattcgccattttctacataatgaaACGACTGTTCCTtatcaggaataagacagttgttatccattcctttgatTTGATTGAACATTTGATTTAACCATATGTTAACGATCTTTCTGTTTCCAGAACGGTTCAATAGCTACGAGATAATTCAGTTGTTTGTTGATTTGTTCAGGTTGACATGATTGTAGATAGGTCTGAAAACTGTCTAATAAACTGGTTTCTGGTTATTCAATTTGCAATATTGTTTTGATTCATCGGATCAAAATGCTCTTCCAATTTAAAACTgacatacaaaatattttcctatgtacatgtatattggtatcattttcacattttttaagtctaaaatgaaaagataaaaacatttGAATATCGCCGATGAATTTTACATAATTTTGACATGAACATGGTCTAACGTCATCATATGGTCTGCCTGAACTAAGCCATACTGTCTTGACATTGTGTTGTTTGATGGTTTATTACCTAATTTGTTTGTTAGTTATATTGGAGACTGGGTTGGTGTCAATGATTGATGTGGCCATATGAACTGTGTAGTAATGTTAGTGATTCCTGTTATCTCGTTATATTTTCAtggttatttgttttaaatgaaaacagAGTTGTTACACAATCTAACTttcaggaattttggtcctcaatgctcttcaacttcgtacttatttggcatttttaactgttttggatttggattcgagcgtcactgatgagtcctttgtagacgaaacgcgcgtctggcgtatatacaaaatttagtcctggtatctatgatgagtttatttcgaACTTCTTGCatgttcaaagaaaaaaaaacgttttgacAATGAACAAATAAAGTCATTCCTATTTTTGGAATTTGCGCTGATAATTTagtaaata contains:
- the LOC139490162 gene encoding uncharacterized protein, with the translated sequence MHYENSKYKAEIDKVLAIQRETRSKLNSKLDLSKCILDSPLKLESEKEVTDQETKPQIRVTRILTTNLSNIDTVISNSPNSLWIADYLNSVLAHVQITNTSIQILSKFKMDVYDMAVDAHNNILLSVGGYDLKIFIKDNLLITCIKKLLNKSTWKICKFDYYLHIGLPSPRTSGIHVTSDRKLIIGAIKDGSAFIRRGQTIVTVNDMKDEERTCLQTYELDSNNKKLFTVPRKITSTSNGNIWVIDQLDILNRGRVVVLGQAGNIIQIYTGHHDVNNQDRAFRPTDLLTTPLDNIVVTDCNNHTLHILSCDGVFITYVRTDDIGIMWPCSLALSTPDHFYIGCVTPKGSPNKAKLYGVAYSGF